A genomic segment from Deltaproteobacteria bacterium encodes:
- a CDS encoding alpha/beta hydrolase yields MTRDINPSTATSELDQLIAHVRAIFDSWNADTTIAEMRAGWESLFHGTRSVVGAVSKKVETAGFKGEWIVAPEADEDRAVVYLHGGGYVIGSVDSYRDMCERLSRAAKACVLAVDYRLAPEHPFPAAVEDAVSAYRWVLERGIKANRVAIAGDSAGGALTLAVLFVIKQEGGAMPACAVPMSPWVDLEHTGATMQSMDAVEPMCHKATLAGCAKLYLPTGDVRNPLAAPLYGDFAGLPPLFVPVGGHETLLDDARRVTALAKAAGVPVELKIYDRQIHVFQIFAARMHEAQQGIDDIGRFILDHTRTR; encoded by the coding sequence ATGACGCGCGACATCAATCCATCGACCGCTACCTCAGAGCTTGATCAGCTGATAGCTCATGTACGGGCGATTTTTGACAGCTGGAATGCGGACACCACCATTGCGGAAATGCGAGCAGGCTGGGAAAGCCTATTCCACGGCACGAGGTCGGTGGTCGGAGCTGTATCAAAGAAGGTTGAGACGGCGGGCTTCAAGGGAGAATGGATCGTCGCGCCGGAGGCTGACGAAGATCGTGCCGTGGTGTACCTGCATGGCGGGGGATATGTGATCGGTTCAGTCGATTCCTATCGTGACATGTGTGAGCGCCTCTCCCGCGCCGCCAAGGCATGCGTACTGGCGGTGGACTATCGACTGGCGCCAGAGCATCCCTTTCCTGCGGCGGTGGAGGATGCCGTCAGTGCCTATCGTTGGGTGCTGGAGCGAGGGATCAAGGCCAACCGTGTCGCCATTGCCGGTGATTCCGCGGGCGGAGCCCTCACCTTGGCGGTTCTCTTCGTCATCAAGCAGGAAGGTGGTGCAATGCCCGCTTGCGCCGTGCCGATGTCGCCCTGGGTAGATTTGGAGCATACCGGCGCGACCATGCAGTCCATGGATGCGGTCGAGCCTATGTGCCACAAGGCGACCCTGGCAGGCTGTGCCAAGCTGTATCTCCCAACCGGCGACGTACGCAATCCGCTGGCCGCGCCGCTCTACGGGGACTTCGCGGGATTACCGCCACTCTTTGTGCCCGTCGGCGGCCATGAGACGTTGCTGGACGATGCTCGCCGCGTGACTGCGTTGGCAAAGGCTGCAGGTGTTCCAGTTGAGCTGAAAATCTATGATCGGCAAATCCATGTGTTTCAGATTTTTGCCGCCAGGATGCA
- a CDS encoding helix-turn-helix transcriptional regulator, protein MGSLEELPKTLIQARIAGGLSQEDLATTLGLKPQQIQRYEATE, encoded by the coding sequence CTGGGATCGCTAGAAGAACTTCCAAAGACGTTAATCCAAGCCCGTATTGCCGGTGGACTGAGTCAAGAGGACTTGGCGACCACGCTGGGCCTTAAGCCACAACAGATACAACGCTATGAAGCCACGGAGTAA